In Mycoplasmopsis synoviae ATCC 25204, the sequence TGAATTTAAATTAGAATAAACGTTGCTAGCGTTAGCTAGATTAAGGTTATAGATGAAGCTATTTTGTGAAGTTTTAGTTAGTTTTAAAAACTTAACTAAATCATTCATAGTAACTCTATAACCGCTTTTTTCTTCAACTCATTGGCGACCTTTTAAGATATCAAAAGTTGCTTGCTTACTAACTACATTTATAAATAAAGTAGAAAGCTGACTAACTATAGCTTTTGAATTATCAAAAGTAATGGTAGCAATATCGCTTAGTTTATAAGTTTTGTCAAAGTGAATTTCATCATTTAAATTAATGACAAAATTATTAAAATCAACTTGGTAAGCGTTATTTACTTTGTTATAAACCTGGAAAGAATAATCTTCAGGCAGCGTAAAAGTTTTTTGTGGTTGATTAAAATTCAGCTGAAGCTTTAGCGCGCTTGTTGAATTTGGATCATAGATATTATAAAAACGAAGGAAATCATCTTTTGCAAGATATTTATTAACATAATTTGAATCATCAACAAAACTAGATAAATTAATGTATTCATCTTTAATATTGTTAATGTCTAAAATATTAGAAGTTGTTTTATAATCGCTTTTTATATAGTGAATTGGGCGATCATAAAAACTTCCTCCAAGGTTTCTATCAAGTGAATTTATGTAGTATCCATCATTATAAGCACTTCCTGAATTAGGGATATTTAAATCCACTGTTATATCATGAAGTTTTGACTGCTTAGTATAACGGCTATATTCTTTTTTAATAGAACTTGAAGCGTCATTTAATAAAACAAAAACAGCAGTTGATAGAAATACCAAAATTGTAAGACCTATAATTGTTATTTTGTTTTTAAATAACGATAAAAATGTTTCTTTAAATAAATTTCACATTATATCCTTGGAAAATAAAATAATTAGCAAATCTAATTATTTTAAATATACAAATTAAGATAATTAGAAACAAATATGAATGCTATTAAATTATTCTTTTTTAGATGTTTTTTCAATTAGTGAATCTAGATTGTTATCTTCACTATTTTTTGATAAATCTTTTTCTTCTGTTTTTTCTGGCGGAAGTTTCATATGTTTTGCAATATATTCAATTTCCTCACCAACTATGGTTTCTTTTTTAAGTAAAGATTCCTTAATTAATTCTAAAAGTTCAATATTTTGTTTAATTATTTTTGTAGCTTGTTCTTTGGCAGTAAAAATTATTTTTCGAATTTCAAGTTCAATTTCATGATTAACTTGATTTGATAAAGAAGAATTTGAGGCTAATGTTTTTCCTAAAAATGGACTTCCTTCATCGCTTTGGTATTCAATTGGACCTAAATCACTCATTCCAAATTGAGTAACCATTCTTCTAGCGATGCTTGTTGCCTTTTTAATATCATCAGCTGCACCAGTTGAGATTTTATTATCTCCATAGATTATTTCTTCAGCAGCTCTTCCACCCATAAAGCTAGCTATAGTTGCATATAAATCATCTTTAGAGTAGTTGTATTTTTCATTTTCAGGCATCATTAAGTTATATCCACCAGCATTTCCACGCGGAATTATAGTTATTTTTTGAACTTTATTTCCACCTGGAACTTTAATCCCAACAACGGCATGCCCAGCTTCATGGTAGGCTACCATTGTGAGTTCTTCTTTGGTTATAGTTCTTGATTTTTTAGCAGGACCGCTCATTACACGATCAATGGCTTCATCAATTTGATATAAGTTAATAACTTTTGTATCTTCTCTAATAGAAAGCAGCACCGCTTCATTAATTACGTTTTCAAGTTGAGCTCCTGAAAAACCAGGTGTTCTTTTTGCAATGTTTGCAAAATCTACATTGCTTTCAAAGCGTTTTCCTTTAGCGTGTAGCTTTAGAATTTCTTCTCTTTCTTTAACGTCAGGAAGACCAACGGTAATTATTCTATCGAAACGTCCAGGACGAATTAGCGCAGGATCTAATACGTCTGTTCTATTGGTTGCAGCAATAAATAATAGACCTGAATTTTCTTTCATTCCGTCCATTTCAACAAGAAGTTGGTTAAGAGTTTGTTCTCTTTCATCGTGTCCACCACCGATACCACTTCCTCTTGTTCTACCGATAGCATCTAGCTCATCGATAAAAATTATTGCAGGAGAATTTTTTCTAGCTTCTGAAATTACTTGACGAACTCTTTTTGCTCCCATACCAACAAAAAGCTCAACAAAGCTTGATGCAGATACAAAGTAAAATGGAACGTTAGCTTCACCAGCTGTAGCTTTTGCAAGAAGAGTTTTTCCAGTTCCTGGAGGCCCTCCGAGTAAAATACCATGAGGCATTCTAGCTCCTGATTGTTGATATTTACCAGGATTTTTTAAATAGTCAACTACTTCTGAAATTTCTTCAATTGGTTCTTTGTTTCCGGAAATGTCAGTGAATTTTTTGTCAGATTTAATAATTTGAGCAGTTCCTTTATCGCCACCAAAAGCTCCACCTTGACCGTTCATCATTTTTGCTTGTGATCTATATATTCAGACCATAACAAAAATAAGAATAAGTACAGGTACTGATGATATAAGTATTCCAAGGAATGGATTAGGTTGTGGAGTAGCAACTGATTTTAATGACCCACTAACATTATTAGCTGTTAGAAATACTTCAGGAGTAAATATTTTTGAAATTACTCCTTGATCTGAAGCAACTCCTGAAAGTCTTAATAAATCTAAATTTGTATATGTTACAAATGATGTTGAAGTATTATCTGTATTATTGAATACTCCAGTAATTGAATTAGTAAATGGATTTACTGTAATCTCTTTAAAATAAAGTGCATCAGTTGTATTTTCTTTTGCACGTTCTATATTATTAAGCAATTCAGAGATTGATCATTCTGCAACTTTTGCTGAAAATAAATTTCTAATTGAAAAGTACAAAATGATACCAATAACTATCATTACAATTAGAATTCAAATTCAATTTCTTTTGATATTTTGTTTCATTTTTCTATACTCTATAATGAGATTATTGTATTATAGCAAAATTATGTTTTTACGGCCTATAAATTATAAGCTTATTTATGGCCCATTTTTTCCTAAATTTGGTTTTTTTAAGCAGTAAAAAAACTAAGAAATTTTCACTTAATTTTCTTTGTTGATTAAAACGATTTTGTTTTGTTTTTTTTGAAGATAATATTTTTTTTCTAAAAGATATTCTTTGTTAGTTTTATCGCTTAATATAAAGCTTTTAACGGATAAAATTTTGTATTTATTAATATTTAAATCTAAATTTAATTCAGATAAATACAGGTAAATTAATTCGTTTAAATATCTACCCTTAAAGTCTTTAATTTGAAAATTATGCTGCTTTAAATTTTCAAATTTTTTTGTTACTTTTTTATATTTAAATGATTTAAAAAAGT encodes:
- the ftsH gene encoding ATP-dependent zinc metalloprotease FtsH; amino-acid sequence: MKQNIKRNWIWILIVMIVIGIILYFSIRNLFSAKVAEWSISELLNNIERAKENTTDALYFKEITVNPFTNSITGVFNNTDNTSTSFVTYTNLDLLRLSGVASDQGVISKIFTPEVFLTANNVSGSLKSVATPQPNPFLGILISSVPVLILIFVMVWIYRSQAKMMNGQGGAFGGDKGTAQIIKSDKKFTDISGNKEPIEEISEVVDYLKNPGKYQQSGARMPHGILLGGPPGTGKTLLAKATAGEANVPFYFVSASSFVELFVGMGAKRVRQVISEARKNSPAIIFIDELDAIGRTRGSGIGGGHDEREQTLNQLLVEMDGMKENSGLLFIAATNRTDVLDPALIRPGRFDRIITVGLPDVKEREEILKLHAKGKRFESNVDFANIAKRTPGFSGAQLENVINEAVLLSIREDTKVINLYQIDEAIDRVMSGPAKKSRTITKEELTMVAYHEAGHAVVGIKVPGGNKVQKITIIPRGNAGGYNLMMPENEKYNYSKDDLYATIASFMGGRAAEEIIYGDNKISTGAADDIKKATSIARRMVTQFGMSDLGPIEYQSDEGSPFLGKTLASNSSLSNQVNHEIELEIRKIIFTAKEQATKIIKQNIELLELIKESLLKKETIVGEEIEYIAKHMKLPPEKTEEKDLSKNSEDNNLDSLIEKTSKKE